The following are from one region of the Banduia mediterranea genome:
- a CDS encoding HdeD family acid-resistance protein, whose amino-acid sequence MQADDKRSLKPADALKRRSRGWLVISIGLIAVGAVAVALPVVAGLATTLLIGWLLVLAAFAHFVITFEPQRLGSRIWHALVAVLYGLVGTYLLLHPAAGLMSLTLLFAVMLIAAAIFRVAAYLRLRHLRGAGWLLLDALLSVVLGLLIGSQYPQSSEWAVGMLIGVSILANGLSGLMFSLAARRYAESLDEPGHSASL is encoded by the coding sequence ATGCAAGCGGACGACAAGCGCAGCCTCAAGCCTGCGGACGCGCTCAAGCGCCGCAGCCGCGGCTGGTTGGTGATTTCGATCGGCCTGATCGCGGTCGGCGCCGTGGCGGTTGCCCTGCCCGTGGTCGCCGGACTGGCGACCACGCTGCTGATCGGCTGGCTGCTGGTGTTGGCCGCGTTCGCGCACTTCGTGATCACTTTCGAGCCGCAACGCCTCGGCAGCCGGATCTGGCATGCGCTGGTCGCGGTGCTGTACGGGCTGGTCGGCACCTATCTGCTGCTGCATCCGGCAGCCGGGCTGATGTCGCTGACGCTGTTGTTCGCCGTGATGCTGATCGCTGCGGCGATCTTCCGTGTGGCCGCCTATCTGCGACTGCGCCATCTGCGCGGCGCCGGCTGGCTGCTGCTGGATGCCTTGCTCAGCGTGGTGCTGGGCCTGCTGATCGGTTCGCAGTACCCGCAGAGCAGCGAATGGGCGGTCGGCATGCTGATCGGCGTGTCGATTCTCGCCAATGGGCTCAGTGGGCTGATGTTCTCGCTGGCGGCGCGGCGCTATGCCGAGTCGCTGGACGAACCCGGCCATTCGGCATCACTCTGA
- a CDS encoding glycine zipper family protein, with protein MKPSIKQTTLVAALALMLGACASKGPIIDTQGVDMSRYDQDLAQCETYASQVNTGEQAGKSAAAGGVLGAIFGAIVGDSSTVAKGAGVGAVAGGARGAAGGEREKDQVVKNCLRGRGYKVLN; from the coding sequence ATGAAACCATCAATCAAGCAGACCACGCTCGTCGCCGCCCTCGCACTGATGCTCGGCGCCTGCGCCAGCAAAGGGCCGATCATCGACACTCAGGGCGTGGACATGAGCCGCTACGACCAGGATCTGGCGCAGTGCGAAACCTATGCGAGCCAGGTCAACACCGGCGAGCAAGCCGGCAAGAGCGCCGCGGCCGGAGGGGTGCTCGGCGCGATCTTCGGCGCCATCGTCGGTGACAGTTCAACCGTGGCCAAGGGCGCTGGCGTCGGCGCCGTGGCCGGTGGTGCGCGCGGCGCGGCCGGCGGTGAGCGGGAGAAGGACCAGGTGGTCAAGAACTGCCTGCGTGGACGCGGTTACAAGGTCTTGAACTAG